In the Chroococcidiopsis sp. SAG 2025 genome, one interval contains:
- a CDS encoding response regulator: protein MGDRDRLIQVVINLISNSVKFTDTGSITCRVTTNETQINISIIDTGIGIAEVDLDKVFEKFKQVGDTLTDKPKGTGLGLPICKQIVEHHGGKIWVESILGTGSKFSFTLPIMIACDLKPKTFDVDTLVKQLREHVVMKSANSRTTKKTILVVDDDANIRQLLRQQLESEGYNILEAKDGIEAIAFVKKSAPDLIILDVMMPEMSGFDVAAVLKNDPKTMNIPIIILSIVEDRERGYRLGIERYLMKPIETDTLLHEIGTLTTQANSSKKVLVVDEDVSTVKTLAEVLQAKGYSVVEAIDAQELREKAMSVQPYMIIANANFWERSEVIKTLRFEKGLENVFFILLADRKEGDCSEVLTTQNEILLPGAFIKNEKLV from the coding sequence ATAGGCGATCGCGATCGATTAATTCAAGTGGTTATTAACCTGATTTCTAACTCTGTCAAATTTACCGATACTGGCTCGATTACTTGCAGAGTCACAACTAATGAAACTCAAATTAATATTAGTATTATAGATACGGGTATAGGTATTGCCGAAGTCGATTTAGATAAAGTATTTGAGAAATTCAAGCAAGTGGGTGATACCCTCACTGACAAACCCAAAGGTACGGGTTTAGGATTACCAATTTGCAAACAAATTGTCGAACATCATGGAGGTAAAATATGGGTTGAAAGTATTTTAGGTACGGGTAGTAAATTTTCTTTTACCTTACCCATCATGATTGCTTGTGACTTAAAACCAAAAACTTTTGATGTCGATACTCTCGTCAAGCAGTTGCGAGAACATGTAGTCATGAAATCTGCTAATTCTAGAACGACTAAAAAAACAATTTTAGTAGTCGATGACGATGCTAATATTCGTCAGTTGTTACGGCAGCAGCTAGAGTCTGAAGGATACAATATTCTTGAAGCTAAAGATGGCATAGAAGCGATCGCCTTTGTCAAAAAATCCGCTCCCGACCTCATTATTCTAGATGTTATGATGCCAGAGATGAGCGGTTTCGACGTAGCAGCTGTTCTCAAAAACGATCCCAAAACTATGAATATTCCCATTATTATTCTATCTATTGTAGAAGATAGAGAGCGGGGCTACCGCTTGGGAATTGAACGTTACTTAATGAAGCCAATTGAGACAGATACTTTATTGCATGAAATTGGAACGCTGACAACTCAAGCTAATTCTAGTAAAAAAGTTTTAGTGGTTGATGAAGATGTATCTACTGTGAAAACTTTAGCTGAAGTTTTACAAGCTAAAGGTTACAGTGTAGTTGAAGCTATTGATGCTCAAGAATTGCGAGAAAAAGCCATGTCGGTTCAACCATACATGATTATTGCTAACGCTAACTTCTGGGAGCGCTCTGAAGTCATTAAAACTTTGCGCTTTGAAAAAGGTTTAGAAAATGTTTTCTTTATCTTACTAGCAGACCGTAAGGAAGGTGATTGTTCTGAAGTATTAACTACACAAAATGAGATTTTACTTCCAGGAGCTTTCATCAAAAATGAAAAACTCGTATAA
- a CDS encoding histidine kinase dimerization/phospho-acceptor domain-containing protein yields the protein MKSSIRKSIGSRLFINVLCGALIGLGGMSCFFYQALQSRAKEEIQGNLSTQAKSIEEELARAEQSMLSAVAAVKTMKRIGIQDSQTYEGLIFDLFQYRSPLVMSLNFGQAPYKLIPSRKTYWPYFFIDQHTPDQIGKPLPVPYSNIRFADVCEVDKICLDQEYYKLPVAAGKAIWLEPYQWANITMTTITSPIFDASNTLIGVAGLDINVTALGNQIQAPEGWKGGYFAILSAKGNLLAYPPDPQKAKALSTYKDIPELKAVWQKISNGKAGLIQAEGHYWAYERVKGTNWLMIASVPQWVVLGPALTITVGGALGAAIILALVVAFFIRRLNHRLQHIMAECDRLAEIDLQRTRRLNQASEVIASNTFQQQSEARNTDELEVLEQAFNKMAAQLEASFEELELRVQERTAYLTAVIDNLADGLLVVDLNGKIARVNPALFALFGIEETDLTGRDCQVVFNRKIVELVEETRRNLKKVFVAEIELSSGCTGKAVATAIVKDADSTGKQNGKDRCIGSVLLIRDITSEKEVDQMKTDFISTVSHELRTPLTSVLGFAKIIKKKLEEVVFPVLPTDDKKVQRNVRQIADNLDIIVSEGGRLTDLINDVLDIAKMEAGKIEWKMAPLQINEVIDRALAATSALFH from the coding sequence ATGAAAAGCTCTATCCGCAAATCTATCGGTTCCAGACTATTTATTAATGTATTGTGTGGTGCTTTGATAGGTCTAGGTGGTATGTCTTGCTTTTTCTATCAAGCGTTGCAAAGTCGCGCTAAAGAGGAAATTCAGGGCAATCTCAGCACGCAAGCCAAGTCAATTGAAGAAGAATTGGCTAGAGCAGAACAATCGATGCTGAGTGCAGTTGCTGCGGTCAAGACGATGAAGCGTATAGGTATTCAGGACTCACAAACTTATGAGGGCTTGATTTTCGATCTCTTTCAGTATCGCTCACCCTTGGTAATGTCTCTGAATTTTGGTCAAGCTCCTTATAAATTGATACCAAGCCGCAAGACATATTGGCCTTACTTCTTTATTGACCAACATACTCCGGATCAGATAGGTAAGCCGCTACCAGTTCCATACAGTAACATTCGTTTTGCAGATGTATGTGAGGTTGATAAAATTTGTCTCGACCAAGAGTACTATAAGCTACCTGTAGCGGCAGGAAAAGCTATTTGGCTAGAGCCTTATCAGTGGGCAAATATTACCATGACAACCATTACCTCACCCATCTTCGATGCTAGTAACACGTTGATTGGTGTTGCTGGATTAGACATCAATGTGACAGCCCTTGGCAATCAAATTCAAGCGCCTGAGGGTTGGAAAGGCGGTTACTTTGCAATTTTAAGCGCAAAAGGAAATTTGCTAGCCTATCCACCCGATCCCCAAAAGGCTAAGGCGCTGTCAACATACAAAGATATACCCGAATTAAAAGCTGTATGGCAAAAGATATCGAATGGTAAAGCTGGATTAATCCAAGCTGAGGGACACTACTGGGCATACGAGCGAGTTAAAGGTACAAACTGGTTGATGATTGCATCAGTGCCTCAATGGGTTGTGCTGGGTCCCGCGTTAACTATTACTGTGGGAGGAGCGCTGGGAGCGGCTATCATCCTAGCTTTAGTTGTTGCCTTCTTTATCCGCAGGCTGAATCACCGCTTACAACACATTATGGCTGAGTGCGATCGCCTAGCAGAGATAGATTTGCAAAGGACGCGCCGACTTAACCAAGCATCTGAAGTAATTGCTAGCAATACGTTTCAGCAGCAGTCTGAAGCGAGGAATACAGATGAACTGGAAGTTTTAGAGCAAGCTTTTAATAAGATGGCAGCCCAGCTAGAAGCATCATTTGAAGAGCTGGAACTGCGAGTTCAAGAGCGCACGGCTTATTTAACTGCCGTGATCGATAACTTGGCAGATGGGTTACTGGTCGTCGATTTAAATGGTAAAATTGCTCGGGTCAATCCAGCTCTATTTGCTCTATTTGGAATTGAAGAAACAGATTTAACTGGTCGTGATTGTCAAGTTGTATTTAATCGTAAGATTGTCGAGTTAGTAGAAGAAACTCGTAGAAACCTCAAAAAAGTTTTTGTTGCAGAAATAGAATTATCGAGTGGTTGTACTGGAAAAGCAGTTGCAACTGCAATTGTGAAAGATGCGGATTCTACAGGTAAGCAAAATGGAAAAGATCGGTGTATTGGTTCAGTTCTATTGATTCGAGACATCACATCAGAAAAAGAGGTAGATCAGATGAAAACTGATTTTATTTCTACAGTATCTCACGAACTTAGAACGCCTCTGACATCAGTACTTGGTTTTGCCAAAATCATAAAGAAAAAACTAGAAGAAGTTGTCTTTCCCGTCCTTCCAACAGATGATAAAAAAGTACAACGTAATGTGAGACAAATAGCTGATAATCTTGACATTATCGTATCGGAAGGTGGCAGACTGACGGATTTGATTAATGATGTCTTGGATATTGCCAAGATGGAGGCGGGCAAGATTGAGTGGAAGATGGCTCCCCTACAAATTAATGAAGTCATAGATAGAGCGCTCGCAGCGACTTCTGCGCTCTTTCACTAA